One Argonema galeatum A003/A1 genomic window carries:
- the hflX gene encoding GTPase HflX → MQKLYHQRLPGDRITTPEFAESLGEISSEISQPLCVYINRRGQVIRVGVGTPRQTQIPPRELPRYGAERLSGIRCIATQLKPEIPNEIALTAMAIQRLDALVILNATGTGFERRGGGAFGYVKETYLAHLVPNPVQMRDGVAEPLSLESGWIVSSPMSLDVLCKQDFLDLVNSLEAEFQREFVAQEVDSDRDRVLLVGLMTERMTAQQFRNSLEELARLVDTAGGEVLQTVQQKRSRLHPQTVVGEGKVQEIALTAQTLGANLIVFDRDLSPSQIRNLETQIGLRVVDRTEVILDIFAQRAQSGAGKLQVELAQLEYMLPRLTGRGQAMSRLGGGIGTRGPGETKLETERRAIQRRIARLQQEVDQLQAHRTRLRQNRQHKEVPSVALVGYTNAGKSTLLNVLTNAEVYTADQLFATLDPTTRRLVIPDAATGEPLAIVLTDTVGFINELPPALMDAFRATLEEVTEADALVHVVDLSHPAWQSQIRSVMAILTEMPVTPGPALIAFNKIDRVDGDTLALAQEEFPQAVFISAGQRLGLETLRQRISQLVDYAASGG, encoded by the coding sequence TTGCAAAAGCTGTATCATCAGCGCCTTCCTGGCGATCGCATTACCACGCCGGAATTTGCCGAAAGCTTGGGCGAAATTAGCAGCGAAATCAGCCAACCCCTCTGCGTATACATCAACCGCCGGGGACAGGTGATTCGGGTAGGCGTGGGAACTCCCCGTCAAACCCAAATTCCACCAAGGGAACTACCCCGCTACGGTGCAGAACGACTAAGCGGTATTCGCTGCATAGCGACCCAACTGAAGCCAGAAATCCCCAATGAAATAGCCTTAACCGCAATGGCAATCCAGCGGTTAGACGCCCTAGTTATCCTGAACGCTACCGGGACTGGGTTTGAGCGACGGGGTGGGGGAGCTTTTGGCTATGTCAAAGAAACATATCTAGCTCATCTAGTCCCAAATCCGGTGCAGATGCGAGATGGCGTTGCTGAACCATTATCTTTGGAAAGTGGTTGGATTGTATCCTCGCCAATGAGTCTGGATGTTTTGTGCAAGCAGGATTTTCTGGATCTGGTGAACAGTCTGGAAGCCGAGTTTCAGCGAGAATTTGTCGCACAAGAGGTAGACAGCGATCGCGATCGCGTACTCCTAGTTGGGTTGATGACAGAAAGAATGACGGCTCAACAATTTCGGAACAGTCTGGAGGAATTGGCGCGATTGGTGGATACTGCTGGGGGAGAAGTATTGCAGACAGTACAACAAAAGCGATCGCGTCTCCATCCCCAAACAGTAGTCGGGGAAGGAAAAGTCCAAGAAATCGCCCTCACCGCTCAGACACTGGGAGCCAACTTAATAGTATTCGATCGCGACCTCTCACCCTCGCAAATTCGCAACTTAGAAACCCAAATCGGTCTTCGGGTAGTCGATCGCACCGAAGTAATTCTAGATATATTTGCCCAACGCGCTCAATCCGGTGCTGGGAAATTGCAAGTAGAATTAGCCCAGTTAGAATATATGCTGCCGCGACTGACAGGTAGAGGTCAAGCCATGTCGCGTTTAGGCGGCGGTATAGGTACTCGCGGGCCGGGTGAAACCAAGCTGGAAACCGAACGTCGAGCCATTCAGCGCCGCATTGCCAGATTGCAACAGGAAGTGGATCAACTGCAAGCGCATCGAACTCGCCTGCGCCAGAACCGACAGCACAAAGAAGTTCCTTCCGTAGCTTTGGTGGGATATACCAACGCTGGCAAATCTACATTATTAAATGTACTGACCAACGCCGAGGTGTATACGGCTGACCAATTGTTCGCCACCCTTGACCCCACCACGCGACGCCTCGTAATTCCCGACGCCGCAACAGGGGAACCGCTGGCGATCGTCCTCACAGACACGGTTGGATTTATTAACGAACTCCCTCCCGCTTTGATGGATGCCTTCCGGGCCACTTTAGAGGAAGTCACCGAAGCCGACGCCTTGGTTCATGTCGTGGATCTGTCCCATCCGGCGTGGCAAAGTCAGATTCGTTCCGTTATGGCTATCTTGACAGAAATGCCAGTTACCCCAGGCCCAGCTTTGATCGCTTTTAACAAGATCGATCGAGTAGATGGCGACACTCTAGCACTGGCGCAAGAAGAGTTTCCCCAAGCCGTGTTTATTTCAGCGGGTCAACGTCTCGGCTTAGAAACCTTGCGCCAGAGAATATCTCAGCTAGTTGACTATGCCGCATCCGGTGGATGA
- a CDS encoding tetratricopeptide repeat protein gives MMSLKRYKETVVNCNKALGIHANNHKLWYDRGDALANLGRYEEALASFDKALELEPQDYAAWVFRGVVLIHLHRYEEALSSCNKALEIQPDDREAWTFRGAALSHLGRYKEGYHSYDKASGIEETSVFRKPIQRLMGFFNRRN, from the coding sequence ATGATGAGCCTCAAACGCTACAAGGAGACAGTTGTTAATTGTAACAAAGCTCTAGGAATTCACGCGAATAATCACAAACTATGGTACGATCGCGGTGATGCCCTGGCTAACTTAGGTCGCTATGAAGAAGCGCTCGCCAGTTTCGACAAAGCTTTAGAACTGGAACCTCAAGACTACGCAGCTTGGGTATTTCGGGGTGTTGTGCTGATCCATCTGCACCGTTATGAAGAAGCGCTATCCAGCTGTAACAAGGCTCTAGAAATTCAACCAGACGATCGCGAAGCTTGGACTTTCCGAGGTGCAGCCCTATCTCACTTGGGACGCTACAAAGAAGGATACCATAGCTATGACAAGGCATCGGGGATAGAGGAAACATCCGTATTCAGAAAACCGATCCAAAGGTTGATGGGATTTTTCAACAGGAGAAATTAA